The genomic stretch CAAAATGGGTTCAGTAACAAAAGGACTTACATGATGAAGCATTTCTTCTATGACGGCAAGTGAAATGATCGCAAAGACCGATGAAATCATAAACGTCTTCCCAATCTGCTTGTATCCTGAATACATAAATGGCAGGTTGAGGACAACCACTAATGTACCAAAGTTAATGATGGGAAAATCATTCGAAAATAAGAAACTCAATATCAAAGATATACCGATGATCCCGCCATCTATTATCCTGTTGGGGACCAAAAATAATTCAATGGCCGCTGCAGCCATGCCAGATCCGATGATAATAAAGATGAATCTAATGATTAAGTGGCCTAAACTTTCTTTCCTATGTATTTTTTTTACTTTCGTTTCCTCCATTGTTTCTCCTTTCGAACATTTATTAAAAACAGGATCACTCTTTTTATCATATGTAAGAACACCCGTTTTTTTTCGTCACATTTTCTTTCCTTCCGTCATATGTATCTGTAGAGGAGTGATGTGCGATGAAATTGCTGCAAAATGTAGTGAATCACAAGATCAATACAGTTACGCCTGAAGAACTGCTGAAGTACGCTAAACAGTACAATGTCCAGATTAATCAAAATCAAGCTGAGAAAATTGCTAATCATATTAGGGGGAAAAATATTAACATTTTCGATGATGCCCAACGTTCCAAGCTGGTGAGGGATGTAGCCAAAATAGCAGGACCAAGCGTAGCAAAAGAGCTGAATGCCCTTTTTATTCAATTTACCTCTTAATTGAAAGCGGAAGCGCCTTGGTAAGCCCTGACCAGCATAAGACGGAACTCGAAGGAAATCCTGATTTCCGTAGAGTTAGGGCTTATGACTCGAGGGGCTAGGCGCTGGAGCTGGATTTGGATTTGGGTATAGAAAAAAGCTGGGATTCCAGCTTTTTTCTACTTTTATTTTATTATTGAGCAAGGATTTTTTCAAGCAAGTCGCTTTCGAATGCTTGCTTCTTCAGCATTTCTATCTCGAATTTATATGGCGGCTTTTTATTCTTCTTATCTTCCCCGACATAAGGCGTTTCCAGGATTTTAGGTACGTCCTTAAG from Falsibacillus pallidus encodes the following:
- a CDS encoding DUF2624 domain-containing protein, with the translated sequence MKLLQNVVNHKINTVTPEELLKYAKQYNVQINQNQAEKIANHIRGKNINIFDDAQRSKLVRDVAKIAGPSVAKELNALFIQFTS